In the Clostridium sporogenes genome, one interval contains:
- a CDS encoding alpha-hydroxy-acid oxidizing protein, with amino-acid sequence MDYKNVLKNARENLNGSCRVCKVCNGKACSGEVPGMGGKGTGDAFTINIDALDSYKLNMRLIHDAKNPDTTVDLFGRKMDMPIFAAPVSGTTLNMGGKFTEEEYISWVIGGCRDSGIYPMVGDTAVDSFLITNLDELKKFNGEGIAIIKPWENDNVISKIKLAEEAGAYAVGMDIDAAGLITLDLHGKPVGPKTVEEIKEIVKSTKLPFILKGIMTALDAKLAVEAGVDAIVVSNHGGRVLDQTPGVADVLPEIAEAVKGKVTILADGGVRTGVDVLKMIALGADGVLIGRPFVTASFGGEREGVKTYVENLKSELKSAMVLTGCKNIKDINENILY; translated from the coding sequence ATGGATTATAAAAATGTATTAAAAAATGCTCGTGAAAATTTAAATGGAAGTTGTAGAGTGTGTAAAGTATGTAATGGAAAAGCCTGTAGTGGTGAAGTCCCTGGCATGGGAGGTAAAGGCACAGGAGATGCTTTTACTATAAATATAGATGCATTAGATTCTTATAAATTGAATATGAGATTAATTCATGATGCAAAAAATCCAGATACAACTGTAGATTTGTTTGGAAGAAAAATGGACATGCCTATTTTTGCAGCACCAGTATCAGGAACTACTTTAAACATGGGTGGTAAGTTTACAGAAGAAGAATACATATCTTGGGTAATTGGTGGATGTAGAGATTCAGGTATATATCCTATGGTGGGAGATACTGCAGTAGATTCTTTCTTAATTACAAATCTAGATGAGTTAAAAAAATTTAATGGAGAAGGTATTGCAATAATAAAGCCTTGGGAAAATGATAATGTAATAAGTAAAATAAAATTAGCAGAAGAGGCAGGCGCTTATGCTGTTGGTATGGATATAGATGCAGCAGGACTTATAACATTAGATCTTCATGGTAAGCCAGTAGGTCCTAAGACTGTAGAAGAAATAAAAGAAATAGTTAAAAGTACTAAATTACCTTTTATATTAAAAGGAATAATGACTGCTCTAGATGCTAAGCTAGCTGTAGAAGCTGGTGTAGATGCCATTGTAGTATCAAATCATGGTGGTAGAGTCTTAGACCAAACTCCTGGAGTTGCAGATGTATTGCCTGAAATTGCAGAGGCTGTTAAGGGAAAGGTAACAATATTAGCAGATGGAGGAGTAAGAACTGGCGTAGATGTATTAAAGATGATAGCTTTAGGAGCAGATGGAGTATTAATAGGAAGACCATTTGTAACAGCTTCCTTTGGAGGAGAAAGAGAAGGTGTAAAAACTTACGTTGAAAATTTAAAGAGTGAATTAAAATCAGCAATGGTCTTAACAGGATGCAAAAATATAAAGGATATAAATGAAAATATATTATATTAG
- a CDS encoding phosphate butyryltransferase codes for MVKTLKDIIDLAKHKEKKVLSVAVAQDKEVLISVIEAVKLGIIDAILVGDIDKIESIAKEECINIDDIKIIDEKNNKKAARKAVELIAIGKADFIMKGMLGTAELLKAVLNKEANLRRKNLLSHIMIYDVPTYHKLLFLTDGGIVPYPELNEKVSIIENAVEVAHSLGIQYPKVSPICAVEVVNPNMQSTIDAAALTQMNRRGQLKGCIVDGPLALDNAISKEAAEHKGIKSEVAGDVDILLVPSMESGNFLAKSMGYLAKAENAGIVVGAKCPIVLVSRSDTAKSKLYSIALGALSCNK; via the coding sequence ATGGTAAAAACGCTTAAAGATATTATAGATTTAGCTAAACATAAGGAAAAGAAAGTATTGTCAGTGGCAGTAGCTCAAGATAAAGAAGTCCTGATTTCTGTAATTGAAGCAGTAAAATTAGGAATTATAGATGCAATTTTAGTTGGAGATATAGATAAAATAGAATCTATAGCAAAAGAAGAATGTATAAATATAGATGATATAAAAATAATAGACGAAAAGAATAATAAAAAAGCTGCTAGAAAAGCAGTAGAATTAATAGCTATTGGAAAAGCAGATTTTATAATGAAAGGAATGCTTGGAACAGCAGAATTATTAAAAGCTGTACTAAATAAAGAAGCAAATTTAAGAAGAAAAAATTTGTTATCTCATATAATGATATATGATGTGCCAACTTATCATAAATTATTGTTTTTAACAGATGGTGGTATAGTGCCTTATCCAGAACTTAATGAAAAAGTATCTATTATAGAGAATGCAGTTGAAGTAGCACATTCTTTAGGAATACAATATCCTAAGGTATCACCAATATGTGCAGTAGAAGTGGTAAACCCTAATATGCAATCTACAATAGATGCTGCAGCGTTAACTCAGATGAATAGAAGAGGACAGTTAAAGGGGTGTATTGTAGATGGACCATTAGCTTTAGATAATGCTATATCTAAAGAGGCGGCTGAACATAAAGGAATAAAAAGTGAAGTAGCTGGAGATGTAGATATACTTCTAGTTCCAAGTATGGAATCAGGAAATTTTCTTGCTAAATCTATGGGGTATTTAGCTAAAGCTGAAAATGCAGGTATAGTTGTAGGAGCTAAATGTCCTATAGTTTTGGTATCTAGATCAGATACAGCGAAATCTAAACTATATTCAATAGCTTTAGGTGCGTTATCTTGTAACAAATAA
- a CDS encoding aminotransferase class I/II-fold pyridoxal phosphate-dependent enzyme produces the protein MYKLNQNETPVFDALMEYVNRKTIPFHVPGHKQGEGMDEAFKNFIGENPFKIDVTVFKLVDSLHHPTGAIKKAQELAADAYGSDAAFFSIHGTSGAIQAMILSVVSDEDKIIIPRNVHKSVTAGIILSGSVPVYMQPELDKKVGIAHNVTPETVERTLKENPDAKAVLIINPTYYGVSTDIKKIAEIVHSYNIPLIVDEAHGPHLGFNDKLPISAMEAGADMCSQSTHKIIGALTQCSLLQVKSKRIDINRVHQVLSLLQTTSPSYILMASLDCSRRQIALKGEELLDKAIDLATYARDEINKVPGFYCFGKELLGKPGVYALDPTKITINCRDLDITGYDLDMLLSEKYHIQVELSDLYNVLAVGSFGDTQVSIDALINALKEISNEHYGKRIRQNNFIDVPEIPENTAAPRKAFNGAKECVLLKDSIGKVSGEFLMAYPPGIPVLCPGEIITKEIVDYVERLKETGLYVQGTEDPEVEYIKIVK, from the coding sequence GTGTATAAATTAAATCAAAATGAAACCCCAGTTTTTGATGCTTTAATGGAGTATGTAAATAGAAAAACTATTCCATTTCATGTTCCTGGCCATAAACAAGGCGAAGGAATGGATGAAGCATTTAAAAATTTTATAGGGGAAAATCCTTTTAAAATTGATGTAACTGTATTTAAATTAGTGGATAGCTTACATCATCCAACTGGTGCTATAAAAAAAGCTCAAGAATTAGCAGCTGATGCTTATGGATCAGATGCAGCATTTTTTTCAATTCATGGTACTTCAGGTGCCATACAAGCCATGATTTTATCTGTAGTTAGTGACGAAGATAAAATTATAATTCCAAGAAATGTTCATAAATCTGTTACTGCAGGTATTATATTAAGTGGCTCAGTACCTGTTTATATGCAACCTGAGCTAGATAAAAAAGTAGGAATAGCTCACAATGTTACACCTGAAACTGTTGAAAGAACATTAAAAGAAAATCCTGACGCTAAGGCGGTTTTAATAATAAATCCAACTTATTATGGTGTGTCTACGGACATAAAAAAGATTGCAGAAATTGTTCATAGTTATAATATTCCTCTAATTGTAGATGAAGCTCATGGACCACACCTTGGCTTTAATGATAAATTACCTATATCTGCTATGGAGGCTGGAGCTGATATGTGCTCCCAAAGTACTCACAAAATAATAGGAGCTTTAACTCAGTGTTCTTTACTTCAAGTAAAATCTAAAAGAATAGATATAAACAGAGTTCATCAAGTATTAAGTTTACTTCAAACTACATCTCCATCTTATATATTGATGGCCTCTTTAGATTGTTCTAGAAGACAAATAGCTTTAAAGGGTGAAGAACTTTTAGATAAAGCTATAGATTTGGCAACTTACGCTAGAGATGAAATTAATAAAGTTCCTGGTTTTTATTGTTTTGGTAAAGAATTATTAGGGAAACCTGGAGTTTATGCTTTAGATCCAACTAAGATTACTATTAATTGTAGAGATTTAGACATAACTGGTTATGATTTAGATATGCTTTTATCTGAAAAATATCACATTCAAGTTGAATTATCAGACCTATATAATGTGCTTGCTGTAGGTTCTTTTGGAGATACTCAAGTATCTATTGATGCTTTAATAAATGCATTAAAAGAAATTAGTAATGAACATTATGGAAAAAGAATAAGGCAAAATAATTTTATAGATGTTCCTGAAATACCTGAAAATACAGCAGCTCCGAGAAAAGCTTTTAATGGAGCCAAAGAATGTGTACTTTTAAAAGATAGTATTGGTAAAGTAAGCGGAGAATTTTTAATGGCTTATCCACCAGGAATTCCAGTCTTATGTCCAGGTGAAATAATAACGAAAGAAATTGTAGATTATGTGGAAAGATTAAAAGAAACAGGATTATATGTACAAGGCACAGAAGATCCTGAAGTTGAATATATAAAAATTGTAAAATAA
- a CDS encoding 50S ribosomal protein L25/general stress protein Ctc, translating to MEKLFVEKRICKNNNKIRKEGKVPGIIYGNNLNNLMFEVGEIELNSIISQIGEHGVTDVNYEGKDYKVLIKEVQKDPVKKNVIHIDLENVTNTSNLINAEIPILFSGGELIIKKGGVVQKEKSSIKVRCPEEKLPNNIMIDLSKYDIGKTFRISDLELGEDITFMENLDSTIASIFFG from the coding sequence ATGGAAAAATTATTTGTAGAAAAAAGAATTTGTAAAAATAATAATAAAATAAGAAAAGAAGGAAAAGTACCGGGAATAATATACGGAAATAATTTAAATAATTTAATGTTTGAAGTAGGAGAAATAGAATTAAATAGCATAATTTCACAGATAGGGGAACATGGAGTAACGGATGTAAACTATGAGGGAAAGGATTATAAAGTTCTTATAAAAGAAGTTCAAAAAGATCCAGTAAAAAAGAACGTAATACATATAGATTTAGAAAATGTTACTAATACTTCTAATTTAATTAATGCAGAAATACCAATACTTTTTTCGGGTGGTGAATTAATTATAAAAAAGGGAGGCGTAGTCCAAAAAGAAAAAAGTAGTATTAAGGTAAGATGTCCTGAGGAGAAACTTCCTAATAATATAATGATAGATTTATCTAAATATGATATTGGAAAAACATTTAGGATATCAGATTTAGAATTGGGAGAAGATATAACTTTTATGGAAAATTTAGATAGTACTATAGCTTCTATATTTTTTGGATAG
- a CDS encoding phospho-sugar mutase — MNYKDVYNSWMNSSFLEEKEKEELKNIDDEQEIKDRFYKDLSFGTGGIRGIVGLGTNRINRHTVAKATQGLANYLMHSFEEKSLSVAIAYDCRNDSFDLAKITSEVLCSNGIKVYIFSDIMCTPILSYATRELKCEAGIVITASHNTSEYNGYKVYNHNGNQITDIEAQNISEDISKVKNLSNIKYMNIENAKEKDLYNFVPTEVLNKYFSNVKNLAIRKDIITKYGGDLKILYTPLHGTGNVPVRRALEESGYNNVFVVKDQEEPNGNFPTVKYPNPEDPKSFYISLKEAKNIKPDIIIATDPDCDRVGIMVKDHNEEYVALNGNQLGIILTNYILSSLEEEKDIPKNSVVLKTIVTTDMVKDICKDYGVKVEEVLTGFKYIGEKIEEFKKNGINKFIFGFEESYGYLFGDFVREKDGIISSVLICEMALYYKIQNKNLCDVLKGLYDKYGYYKERLISMEFKGEEGKRKIENIINKLRIYDFKNIFNKKILIKEDYKTGLKMIMNKKEEYINGLPKSNVLKFYLNNNTNFVVRPSGTEPKVKIYLSSVDKTSKECEMKINDLEKNINDMIKKF, encoded by the coding sequence ATGAATTATAAAGATGTTTACAATTCATGGATGAACTCTTCGTTTTTAGAAGAAAAAGAAAAAGAAGAATTAAAAAATATAGATGATGAACAGGAGATAAAAGATAGATTTTACAAAGATTTAAGTTTTGGAACAGGTGGAATAAGAGGTATAGTCGGTTTAGGAACAAATAGAATAAATAGACATACTGTAGCTAAGGCTACACAAGGATTAGCTAATTATCTAATGCATAGTTTTGAAGAAAAATCCTTATCTGTTGCAATAGCCTATGATTGTAGAAATGATTCTTTTGATTTAGCTAAAATAACTAGTGAAGTACTATGCTCTAATGGTATAAAGGTTTATATATTTAGTGATATAATGTGTACTCCTATACTTTCTTATGCTACCCGAGAATTAAAATGTGAAGCAGGTATAGTTATAACTGCATCTCATAATACTAGTGAATATAATGGTTATAAAGTGTACAATCATAATGGTAATCAAATAACAGATATAGAAGCGCAAAACATATCTGAAGATATAAGTAAAGTGAAAAACTTAAGCAATATAAAATATATGAATATAGAAAATGCAAAAGAAAAAGATTTATATAATTTTGTACCAACAGAAGTATTAAATAAATATTTTTCTAATGTAAAGAACTTAGCTATAAGAAAAGATATTATAACAAAATATGGAGGAGATTTAAAAATATTATACACACCATTGCACGGTACTGGAAATGTTCCAGTAAGAAGAGCTTTAGAGGAAAGTGGATATAATAATGTATTTGTGGTTAAAGATCAGGAAGAGCCTAATGGAAATTTTCCAACAGTAAAATATCCAAATCCTGAAGATCCTAAATCTTTTTATATTTCTTTAAAAGAAGCAAAAAATATAAAGCCGGATATAATAATAGCTACAGATCCTGATTGCGATAGGGTAGGAATTATGGTGAAGGACCATAATGAAGAATATGTAGCATTAAATGGAAACCAATTGGGCATAATTCTTACTAATTATATATTAAGTTCTTTAGAAGAAGAAAAAGATATACCGAAAAATTCGGTAGTTTTAAAAACTATAGTTACTACAGATATGGTTAAAGATATATGTAAAGATTATGGAGTTAAGGTAGAAGAGGTTTTAACAGGATTTAAATATATAGGAGAAAAAATAGAAGAATTTAAAAAGAATGGGATAAATAAATTTATATTTGGATTTGAGGAAAGTTATGGGTATCTATTTGGAGATTTTGTTAGGGAAAAAGATGGAATAATAAGCTCTGTATTAATATGTGAAATGGCTTTATATTATAAAATTCAAAATAAAAATTTATGTGATGTTTTAAAAGGACTTTATGATAAATATGGATATTATAAAGAAAGACTAATATCTATGGAGTTTAAAGGTGAAGAGGGTAAGAGAAAAATAGAAAATATAATAAATAAATTAAGAATTTATGATTTTAAAAATATATTTAATAAAAAAATATTAATAAAAGAAGACTATAAAACAGGTTTAAAAATGATTATGAATAAAAAGGAAGAATATATTAATGGACTTCCTAAATCTAATGTTTTAAAATTTTATTTAAATAACAATACTAATTTTGTAGTCAGACCTTCAGGAACAGAGCCTAAAGTAAAAATATATTTGTCATCAGTTGATAAAACAAGTAAAGAGTGTGAAATGAAGATAAATGATTTAGAGAAAAATATAAATGATATGATAAAAAAATTTTAA
- a CDS encoding tetratricopeptide repeat protein: MEMKSYLAEKLSKMLFLEVKKEKIFEVFKVDVNQNIYVPIKSKSLVDEIKQGEDLDNIPIIFFVEGMFFVLGADEEFKFNNKYKDMLNNIPKSEDYIKGRIFEEVKIENYEDAYILLKGLLELEEEKDIYDKLILILENLRQKDEMYKEEELNIIERAKKIREYEKPYLYESIIKKENNDFKEAWDALEKYISMGGEQTPDIIEYKNSLKDILSFEEGKRLVGKNPKEALKKLIPIMNKLEDNTTVYYYVAVAYRMIGNYDKAIYYLNKALEIDNGLIDAVNELAINYAALEKYDIAIKYLRKAFEVEKSIEICTNLIMCYINKGDLEQAQNHIDIAKKIDPEDEILKEIETYLSKHN, translated from the coding sequence ATGGAAATGAAATCATATTTGGCAGAAAAATTATCTAAAATGTTGTTTTTAGAAGTAAAAAAAGAAAAAATATTTGAAGTATTTAAAGTTGATGTAAATCAAAATATATATGTTCCAATAAAGTCTAAAAGTTTAGTAGATGAAATAAAACAAGGAGAAGATTTAGATAATATACCGATTATTTTTTTTGTAGAAGGTATGTTTTTTGTATTAGGGGCAGATGAAGAATTTAAATTTAATAATAAATACAAAGATATGTTAAACAATATACCTAAAAGTGAAGATTATATTAAAGGAAGAATATTTGAGGAAGTAAAAATAGAAAATTATGAAGATGCATATATACTATTAAAGGGATTGTTGGAATTAGAAGAAGAAAAAGATATTTATGATAAGTTGATATTAATACTAGAAAACTTAAGACAAAAGGATGAGATGTATAAAGAAGAAGAGCTTAATATAATAGAAAGAGCTAAGAAAATAAGGGAGTATGAAAAGCCTTATTTATACGAATCTATAATAAAAAAAGAAAATAATGATTTTAAAGAGGCATGGGATGCTTTAGAGAAATACATATCAATGGGAGGAGAGCAAACTCCAGATATTATAGAATATAAAAATTCATTAAAGGATATATTAAGTTTTGAGGAAGGAAAAAGACTTGTAGGTAAAAATCCTAAAGAAGCTTTAAAGAAACTAATACCAATTATGAATAAATTAGAGGATAATACGACAGTATATTATTATGTAGCAGTAGCTTATAGAATGATAGGAAATTATGATAAAGCTATATATTATTTAAATAAAGCACTAGAAATAGATAATGGTCTAATTGATGCAGTAAATGAATTGGCAATAAATTATGCAGCGTTAGAAAAATATGATATTGCTATAAAATATTTAAGAAAAGCTTTTGAGGTGGAAAAATCTATAGAGATATGTACTAATCTTATAATGTGTTATATCAATAAGGGAGATTTAGAACAAGCGCAAAATCATATAGACATTGCTAAAAAGATTGATCCAGAAGATGAAATACTAAAAGAGATTGAAACTTATTTGTCAAAACACAACTAA
- the galU gene encoding UTP--glucose-1-phosphate uridylyltransferase GalU: MKVKKAIIPAAGLGTRFLPATKAQPKEMLPIVDKPTIQYIIEEAVKSGIEQILIITGRNKRAIEDHFDKSIELEKELEEKGRSEMLSIVKDISNMAEIYYIRQKEPKGLGHAINCARTFVGNEPFAVMLGDDVVYSKEPCLKQLIKCYNEYQTTIVGVQEVPEEDVHKYGIIKGMFIENNVYKIKDLVEKPHKEEAPSNMAILGRYIISPSIFQILENTKPGKGGEIQLTDALKTLINKEAMYAYNFEGRRYDVGDKLGFLEATIEYALRRETLNTNFVEYLQKLKNNEEFAKLFKTK; this comes from the coding sequence ATGAAAGTTAAAAAGGCTATAATACCTGCAGCAGGATTGGGAACCAGATTTTTGCCTGCAACTAAAGCTCAACCAAAAGAAATGTTACCTATAGTAGATAAACCAACTATACAATATATAATAGAGGAAGCTGTAAAATCTGGCATAGAACAAATATTAATAATAACTGGAAGAAATAAAAGAGCTATAGAGGATCATTTTGATAAATCTATAGAGTTAGAAAAGGAATTAGAAGAAAAAGGAAGATCTGAAATGCTTTCTATAGTTAAAGATATATCTAATATGGCTGAAATATATTATATAAGACAAAAGGAGCCTAAAGGATTAGGTCATGCTATAAATTGTGCTAGAACTTTTGTTGGTAATGAACCATTTGCAGTAATGCTTGGAGATGATGTAGTTTATAGTAAGGAGCCTTGTTTAAAGCAACTTATAAAGTGTTATAATGAATATCAAACAACTATAGTAGGAGTACAAGAAGTACCAGAAGAAGATGTACATAAGTATGGTATTATAAAAGGTATGTTTATAGAAAACAACGTATATAAGATAAAGGACTTAGTAGAGAAACCTCATAAGGAAGAGGCTCCATCTAATATGGCTATATTAGGAAGATATATTATAAGTCCTTCTATATTTCAAATCTTAGAAAATACAAAACCAGGTAAGGGTGGGGAAATACAACTAACAGATGCATTAAAGACGTTAATTAATAAAGAAGCTATGTATGCATATAACTTTGAAGGAAGAAGATATGATGTTGGAGATAAATTAGGATTTTTGGAGGCTACTATAGAATATGCCTTGAGGAGAGAAACATTGAATACAAATTTCGTGGAATATCTACAAAAGTTGAAAAATAATGAAGAATTTGCTAAATTGTTTAAAACTAAATAA